In the genome of Mytilus edulis chromosome 3, xbMytEdul2.2, whole genome shotgun sequence, one region contains:
- the LOC139515527 gene encoding uncharacterized protein, translated as MTRLTITLRERAIGIIQAGIGMNNVSRAIGCKRLTLYRLQQRFHGTGSTVGIPRSGRPQVATIADDRFIRIRHLRVRFMPPRASTGVVQGRRISAQTVRRRLRSFDLRPRRAYRGPTLTIDTDKSG; from the coding sequence ATGACCCGTCTTACGATCACATTACGTGAACGTGCAATTGGCATAATCCAAGCCGGCATTGGTATGAATAATGTGTCAAGAGCAATTGGCTGTAAACGTTTGACATTATATCGGCTACAGCAGAGATTCCATGGGACTGGATCTACGGTGGGTATACCTCGTTCTGGGCGGCCACAGGTAGCAACAATTGCTGACGACAGATTCATTCGTATACGGCATTTGCGGGTTAGGTTTATGCCTCCTAGGGCATCAACTGGTGTTGTCCAGGGCAGACGTATCAGTGCACAAACAGTCCGTAGAAGACTCCGGTCTTTTGATCTTCGTCCTAGACGTGCTTATAGGGGACCGACACTGACCATCGATACAGACAAGAGCGGTTAA